A region from the Mya arenaria isolate MELC-2E11 chromosome 2, ASM2691426v1 genome encodes:
- the LOC128208914 gene encoding uncharacterized protein LOC128208914 isoform X4, with translation MQGAAPPYIPGWAGFSGHDVYQQGVPGFQPSLSMAALAPPSALQPPGAMSGLGNLPHRMPSPWHPHLPSVNSLPVNGLQSVLPDVNGYALEKELRAASGASLDHRAFSHSANGIYAHSQAPPLDSIYQRHLESNKFSDLSISKSSHMESSKVDTYSFNHSSNIQSAPNSSTFNISPGINDVSSSSLKWKSVYMPNTNSSVENYTHSREPMSYRDPGQMSTSTSLSLPVVTSAAPQHSNVISYYSEPRDRDRYSIPAGFPSEMASREAAKILAESHVSDMTLRPQQASENRHRTSPFMNISNNVHRQHNAPPFEEIFQKLPSKLGMPNDMRPENAPQYSSLPPPSKASQSKVPDFWSQFGLPQPFMDQNGLNLQPQGAENAHVKRQYEHEHQEESLPKPSKKQKVKNLPEITHPDSSGPVLQMSDGKCKSPKSDNRRGIFAPNPEIDALVNAKVCEIMAAIKQKEKPVPTDSCETRKSPKQEKKAQSSAHSNHPTFVHAPHGETNYPANGKSVDIDPYKFPQSDEHARLSNQVMDMRMNRKGVMLENPQTSSSSRSFEPGNAHAQHGSSSIQSVVDYSIEAMICKTGEKPAPHPQPSKHEQLMHQVNEVRQIKQDHGRVSPCCGNCEQLGVQSSEHCTNHKHLQLKENMQMATHLQQKGNLQMATHLQQQKGNKQMATHLQQKGNLQMASHKHGQSAHSSDPFKFTDEPTAEIKPIYKPYKFMNSAIKSEKPEKRVFDTFASGLETKSKMDLTDKYRQFLKINQKENTLFNAVRKGIKTEKNVNKAAKYSVIKSEKLQGQVFPKKNLTYGIKSSNALLKRSRLHGVKLPNVRQKWRNNVKYVQRQKDDNDFAKKLMKNLGFKPLTLHDLVTKSKKLTLPKTYFSGKTTIASSVLSSENKTACRDRVSPKALENISHEFLEVKNQAKNEMEMKEVKPLTAMPFHRSRSFECLASDIDVSEKRFRSNSIDLGSPQKTNNKQHACQQQQSLPLVQGGLNNQAPQSCDLSQMEAISSQISDLRERVTGGNQNLEQNLVEEVPRCSCLASDSMINEAVEGPYYTHLGSGRSVEAIRVILENRTGVYGSAVRIEKLRYSGKEGKSPQGCPIAKWIVRRGSVEEKYLALVRHRVGHVCDKAWIIIGLVAWEGVPATQADHLYDYLSTTLPSYGNETERRCGTNDRKTCACQGADLMKRGASFSFGCSWSMYFNGCKFARSTHARKFRLKNESAEQLLEDKLQELASQVGPLYKQCAPDAHANQSHFSKMAQDCRLGDSGPFSGVTACVDFCAHAHKDIHNMNNGSTVVVTLTKHRGLSKPDDEQLHVLPMYVLDPTDERGSFEGQFAKIQNGSLEVLHQFPLEARMRAQPLESCKKRKMAKKGAGKRMTKNGIYGWDSSSSAQSTPQKSMDMMSNQSGASHSGSLDNTPVKNAASDLDLKSDKPVSYEDLMAMSQHTQFNALYDKFWDYFYAFGVFPPPSILAQCIDKAAPSIQRSAKLPFTSHAQLNGGMADPYRVTSEQQKFDQQHAVPLHSNIAASSQGQHQSIPQLNKPVKVENMYGDHRANGQYVENCNNKAVHPSFGSNARIGDIHQPNDSGNIVENLSSHGTIPETISLTKEHKSNQPPARGIPTENGALDLSFSSNSSKSSQPALHNEQNLHEHSLLNKHASGNEHPTSSYQSPLDMLSQAVDMRSKNVGFNGTLTYTNGSNSQENHPPPSGYFYQSHHEAAYQNGRSSAFNKNQEQNQPFNHLFAEKNSGNQEFSNTQRLENTGQHNPSAFPSHHQGFSEQVSMGPGQPNMGPHSFNPQKLACGENLAPTLGPQPEQREPSLIDPDVVKCEMEYNEAAFRDPEMGGVAIALCHGAVLFEVAKRELHATTGLRNPNRYHPTRISLVFYQHKNLNTERHGMYAYEKKLEQLKMKRIEKMQLERGYVDMREIEDSFKGGKKRKVNSEEAKEEEELAQLVQQSQAPYRYMWDCSTARAETSTSAVTSTRWVEPCPMVTGPYQKWA, from the exons ATGCAGGGTGCGGCCCCACCATACATTCCGGGCTGGGCAGGGTTCTCTGGCCATGATGTGTACCAGCAGGGAGTGCCAGGGTTCCAGCCCTCCCTGTCTATGGCTGCCCTAGCTCCACCCTCAGCCCTACAACCCCCGGGGGCAATGTCTGGGCTGGGGAACCTGCCTCACAGAATGCCCTCCCCCTGGCACCCGCACCTGCCCTCTGTCAACTCATTGCCAGTGAATGGTCTACAGTCCGTACTCCCTGATGTGAATGGATATGCATTGGAAAAGGAGCTAAGGGCAGCTAGTGGTGCAAGTTTGGATCACAGAGCATTCTCTCACTCTGCTAATGGAATTTATGCACATAGTCAAGCACCTCCTTTAGACAGTATATATCAGCGCCATCTAGAATCTAATAAATTTTCTGATCTCAGCATTTCTAAATCATCTCATATGGAGTCAAGCAAAGTTGACACCTATTCATTTAATCATTCAAGCAACATTCAGTCTGCACCCAATAGCTCTACGTTCAACATTTCTCCAGGAATAAATGATGTTTCATCATCTTCTCTCAAGTGGAAAAGTGTGTACATGCCAAATACGAATTCATCAGTAGAGAACTATACTCATAGCAGGGAGCCAATGAGCTACAGGGATCCTGGTCAAATGTCTACCTCAACTAGCCTCTCACTACCAGTGGTGACATCTGCTGCCCCCCAGCACAGCAATGTGATCTCCTACTACTCCGAACCCAGGGACAGGGACAGATACTCCATACCAGCAGGCTTTCCAAGTGAAATGGCTAGTAGGGAGGCAGCGAAGATATTGGCAGAATCTCATGTCTCTGATATGACTCTCAGGCCCCAACAGGCTTCAGAAAATAGACATAGGACCTCGCCTTTTATGAACATATCAAACAACGTGCATAGGCAGCATAATGCACCAccttttgaagaaatatttcaaaagcttCCATCGAAATTAGGCATGCCAAATGATATGAGACCGGAGAATGCTCCTCAATATTCATCTCTTCCCCCTCCGTCAAAGGCAAGCCAAAGCAAGGTTCCAGACTTCTGGAGTCAGTTTGGTTTGCCTCAACCATTTATGGATCAGAATGGACTTAATCTCCAACCACAAGGAGCTGAAAACGCACATGTGAAGAGGCAATATGAGCATGAACATCAAGAAGAAAGTCTGCCCAAGCCTTCAAAGAAACAGAAGGTAAAAAATTTACCAGAAATAACCCATCCAGACAGTTCAGGACCTGTTCTTCAAATGTCAGATGGCAAATGTAAATCACCCAAAAGTGATAACAGGAGAGGCATATTTGCTCCTAATCCGGAGATTGATGCTCTTGTTAATGCCAAAGTCTGTGAAATTATGGCAGCTATAAAGCAGAAGGAGAAGCCTGTACCAACGGACAGTTGTGAGACCCGCAAATCTCCCAAACAGGAGAAGAAGGCACAAAGCAGTGCTCATTCTAACCATCCAACTTTTGTTCATGCCCCACATGGAGAAACAAATTACCCTGCCAATGGAAAGTCAGTAGACATTGACCCATACAAGTTCCCTCAAAGTGATGAACATGCTAGGCTCTCAAATCAGGTGATGGACATGAGGATGAATAGGAAGGGAGTTATGTTAGAGAACCCCCAGACAAGCAGCTCTTCTAGGTCCTTTGAGCCTGGAAATGCCCACGCTCAACATGGTAGCAGCTCTATCCAGTCAGTAGTGGATTACTCCATTGAAGCCATGATTTGTAAAACAGGTGAAAAGCCAGCACCCCATCCACAACCATCAAAACATGAGCAGCTGATGCACCAAGTGAATGAAGTGAGGCAGATAAAGCAGGATCATGGTAGAGTATCGCCGTGCTGTGGAAACTGTGAACAGCTTGGTGTTCAGTCTTCAGAGCATTGCACAAACCACAAACACTTACAGCTGAAGGAAAATATGCAGATGGCAACACACTTACAACAGAAAGGGAATTTGCAGATGGCAACACACTTACAGCAGCAGAAAGGAAATAAACAGATGGCAACACACTTACAGCAGAAAGGAAATTTGCAGATGGCAAGTCACAAGCATGGTCAGTCAGCTCACTCTAGTGACCCATTTAAATTTACAGATGAACCTACAGCAGAGATTAAACCCATTTATAAACCATACAAATTCATGAATAGTGCAATCAAATCAGAGAAACCTGAAAAAAGAGTGTTTGACACATTTGCAAGTGGACTTGAAACAAAGTCAAAAATGGATCTGACTGACAAATACAGGCAGTTCttgaaaataaaccaaaaagaaaatactttattCAATGCAGTCAGAAAAGgaataaaaactgaaaagaATGTAAATAAGGCAGCAAAATACAGTGTAATTAAATCTGAAAAACTGCAAGGACAGGTTTTCCCAAAGAAGAATCTTACGTATGGAATAAAGTCTTCAAATGCCCTGTTGAAGCGGAGCAGACTGCATGGTGTAAAATTACCAAATGTGAGACAGAAGTGGAGAAATAATGTCAAATATGTACAGAGACAGAAAGATGACAATGACTTTGCAAAGAAATTGATGAAAAACCTTGGATTTAAACCTCTTACATTACATGATTTAgttacaaaaagtaaaaagcTAACACTTCCAAAAACCTATTTCAGTGGTAAAACAACTATTGCATCTAGCGTTCTAAGTTCAGAAAATAAAACTGCATGTCGAGACAGAGTTTCTCCAAAGGCTCTAGAAAACATCAGCCATGAATTTCTGGAAGTGAAGAATCAAGCCAAAAATGAGATGGAGATGAAAGAAGTAAAACCATTGACTGCCATGCCATTTCACAGATCAAGGAGCTTTGAATGTCTAGCATCTGATATAGATGTGTCTGAAAAAAGGTTTCGATCAAATTCAATAGACCTTGGCAGCCCACAGAAGACCAATAATAAGCAACATGCCTGTCAACAGCAACAAAGTTTACCCCTGGTGCAGGGTGGACTCAATAATCAAGCACCACAGTCATGTGATTTGAGCCAGATGGAAGCGATCTCGTCACAGATCAGTGATCTTCGTGAGCGGGTTACGGGTGGCAACCAGAACCTGGAACAAAACCTTGTCGAGGAGGTGCCTCGCTGCTCCTGCTTGGCTTCAGACA GCATGATCAATGAGGCAGTTGAAGGGCCGTACTACACCCACCTTGGTTCTGGGCGCAGTGTGGAGGCCATCAGGGTTATACTAGAAAACAG GACTGGAGTTTATGGGAGTGCTGTGAGGATTGAGAAGCTGCGATACTCCGGCAAGGAAGGCAAGAGTCCCCAGGGATGTCCCATAGCCAAATGG ATTGTGCGCCGAGGCAGTGTGGAGGAGAAGTACCTGGCACTGGTGCGACACCGGGTTGGACATGTGTGTGACAAGGCATGGATCATCATTGGGCTTGTGGCCTGGGAGGGGGTGCCTGCCACACAGGCGGACCACTTGTACGACTACCTGAGCACCACCCTGCCCTCTTATGGCAATGAGACAGAGCGTCGCTGTGGCACAAATGACAG GAAAACTTGTGCATGCCAGGGAGCTGACTTGATGAAACGTGGAGCCTCATTCTCATTTGGGTGTTCCTGGAGCATGTATTTCAACGGCTGCAAGTTTGCTCGCAGTACACATGCGCGCAAGTTCAGACTCAAGAATGAAAGTGCT GAGCAGTTGTTGGAGGATAAGCTGCAGGAGTTGGCCTCCCAAGTAGGGCCCCTCTACAAGCAGTGTGCCCCCGACGCCCATGCCAACCAG TCCCACTTTTCCAAGATGGCCCAGGATTGTCGCCTGGGAGACAGTGGCCCATTCTCAGGTGTGACCGCCTGTGTCGACTTCTGTGCCCATGCCCATAAAGACATCCACAACATGAACAACGGCAGTACTGTG gttgtgaccttgaccaagCACAGAGGCCTGTCTAAGCCAGACGATGAGCAACTGCATGTGCTGCCAATGTACGTTCTAGACCCTACAGACGAGCGGGGCAGCTTTGAGGGCCAGTTTGCCAAAATCCAAAATGGTTCACTGGAAGTGCTTCACCAGTTCCCCCTGGAGGCCAGGATGCGGGCTCAGCCTCTCGAGTCCTGTAAGAAACGCAAGATGGCCAAGAAAGGTGCAGGCAAGAGAATGACCAAGAATGGCATCTATGGCTGGGATTCCTCATCTTCTGCCCAGTCCACACCACAGAAAAGTATGGACATGATGTCAAACCAGTCTGGGGCCAGCCACTCTGGATCACTTGACAACACCCCGGTGAAAAATGCAGCAAGTGATCTTGATCTCAAGAGTGACAAGCCAGTTTCCTACGAAGATCTTATGGCAATGTCCCAGCATACTCAGTTTAATGCTCTCTACGACAAGTTTTGGGACTACTTCTACGCTTTTGGTGTGTTCCCACCACCTTCCATACTTGCACAGTGTATTGACAAGGCAGCTCCATCCATCCAAAGGTCTGCAAAACTGCCCTTTACATCCCATGCTCAGCTTAATGGAGGAATGGCTGACCCCTACAGAGTGACCTCAGAGCAACAAAAGTTTGATCAACAACATGCAGTGCCTTTACATTCTAACATTGCTGCTAGTTCTCAAGGACAACACCAGAGTATACCTCAATTAAACAAACCAGTGAAGGTTGAGAACATGTATGGTGATCATAGAGCCAATGGACAGTATGTTgaaaattgtaataataaagcTGTCCATCCTAGCTTTGGAAGTAATGCTAGAATTGGTGATATACATCAGCCTAATGACAGTGGAAATATAGTGGAAAATTTATCCTCACACGGTACAATTCCTGAAactatttctttaacaaaagaACATAAAAGTAACCAGCCTCCAGCTAGAGGGATACCTACTGAAAATGGCGCTTTGGATTTATCTTTCTCTTCAAACAGCAGTAAATCATCTCAGCCAGCATTGCATAATGAACAAAATCTACATGAACACAGTTTGTTGAACAAACATGCATCAGGGAATGAACATCCTACATCATCGTACCAGTCACCACTAGACATGCTGTCCCAGGCTGTGGACATGAGAAGCAAGAATGTTGGCTTTAATGGGACACTGACGTATACAAATGGCTCAAACTCTCAGGAAAACCATCCACCTCCATCAGGATATTTTTATCAGTCACATCATGAAGCAGCATACCAGAATGGCAGATCTAGTGCTTTCAACAAGAATCAGGAACAAAATCAACCATTCAATCATTTATTTGCTGAGAAAAATTCAGGGAATCAGGAATTTTCAAATACTCAAAGGCTAGAAAATACCGGGCAGCATAATCCTTCTGCCTTTCCTTCTCACCATCAAGGTTTTAGTGAACAAGTCTCAATGGGTCCAGGGCAGCCCAACATGGGCCCACACAGTTTTAATCCACAGAAACTAGCATGTGGAGAAAACCTGGCTCCTACTTTGGGTCCACAACCAGAACAAAGGGAGCCCAGTTTGATAGATCCAGATGTCGTCAAGTGTGAAATGGAGTACAACGAGGCCGCCTTCCGAGATCCTGAGATGGGTGGGGTAGCAATTGCATTGTGTCACGGAGCCGTCCTTTTTGAGGTGGCAAAGCGCGAGTTGCACGCCACCACTGGCCTAAGAAATCCCAATAGGTACCATCCTACTAGAATTTCCCTAGTGTTTTACCAACACAAGAATCTGAACACCGAAAGACATGGAATGTATGCCTATGAGAAGAAACTGGAGCAGTTGAAAATGAAGCGCATTGAAAAGATGCAGCTTGAGAGAGGCTATGTTGATATGAGAGAGATAGAAGACAGTTTCAAGGGTGGGAAGAAGCGGAAGGTGAACAGCGAGGAGGCGAAGGAGGAGGAGGAGCTGGCGCAGCTAGTACAGCAGTCCCAGGCCCCATACCGCTACATGTGGGACTGCAGCACTGCCCGTGCCGAAACCAGCACCTCTGCCGTCACTTCCACCAGGTGGGTGGAGCCCTGCCCCATGGTCACCGGCCCCTACCAGAAGTGGGCATGA